The following coding sequences are from one Photobacterium angustum window:
- the phnN gene encoding ribose 1,5-bisphosphokinase gives MARLFYVLGASGAGKDSLINAVRESLSERLMIAHRYITRPAFMGNENHIALLDTEFDLRIHRGLFVMHWQANGCRYGVGNEVDDWLNKGLDVMVNGSRAYLETAKARFGEQLQVVWISVSPEVLEQRLQLRGRESEDEITQRLERAVAYDAVRPPCAIVVDNSGSLQSSTEQFLAQMKYAVYESQSKSVVG, from the coding sequence TTGGCTAGGTTGTTCTATGTATTAGGTGCATCGGGGGCGGGCAAAGATTCTCTTATCAATGCGGTTCGAGAAAGTTTAAGTGAGCGATTGATGATCGCACATCGATATATTACTCGACCTGCATTTATGGGGAACGAAAATCATATCGCGCTATTAGACACCGAATTTGATTTACGTATTCATCGTGGGTTATTTGTCATGCACTGGCAGGCGAATGGCTGTCGATATGGCGTTGGCAATGAAGTGGATGATTGGCTCAATAAGGGATTGGATGTCATGGTTAATGGCTCCAGAGCTTATTTAGAAACCGCCAAGGCACGATTTGGTGAACAACTTCAAGTGGTGTGGATCTCAGTCAGCCCTGAAGTTCTAGAGCAACGGTTACAGCTTCGAGGGCGAGAAAGTGAAGATGAGATAACACAACGTTTGGAGCGAGCAGTGGCTTATGACGCTGTAAGACCACCATGTGCAATTGTGGTTGATAATAGTGGCTCTCTTCAAAGCAGTACAGAGCAGTTTCTTGCTCAGATGAAATATGCCGTGTACGAGTCTCAATCAAAAAGCGTAGTGGGTTAA
- the phnF gene encoding phosphonate metabolism transcriptional regulator PhnF: MRVYLNIAKHLEEDVRRYFQAGDYLPSESELAKRFNVNRHTVRRAIDELVFNGMIERQQGRGNMVVSQPFEYPLHAGAHFTDNLLEQGSLPTSRVIERGLTRANDKVAALFGVLPESSIIKLTTLRKIDGVPASVIDHYLSDVNWWPAVKHFEVGSLHHYLRDKLDVQLTRRSTRLRAVMPTKTDCRLLQLPSKTPVMAFKTTNVLKGTDRIVEFSSSHTRSDLVEIVLEH; the protein is encoded by the coding sequence ATGAGAGTGTATTTGAATATTGCGAAACACTTAGAAGAGGATGTTCGCCGCTACTTTCAAGCCGGTGACTATTTACCATCAGAATCAGAACTTGCTAAACGGTTTAATGTAAATCGTCATACCGTGCGTCGTGCGATAGATGAGCTGGTGTTTAATGGGATGATCGAACGCCAACAAGGACGAGGCAATATGGTTGTTAGCCAACCATTCGAGTACCCATTACATGCTGGGGCGCATTTTACTGATAATTTGTTGGAGCAGGGCAGTTTACCGACGAGTCGAGTGATCGAACGAGGTTTAACTCGCGCAAACGACAAGGTGGCTGCTCTCTTTGGTGTATTACCTGAGTCATCGATTATTAAACTCACCACATTAAGAAAAATTGATGGTGTACCTGCAAGTGTGATTGACCATTACCTCTCAGATGTGAACTGGTGGCCTGCTGTAAAACATTTTGAAGTGGGATCACTTCATCACTATTTGAGAGACAAACTAGACGTTCAACTGACTAGACGTTCGACGCGGTTGAGAGCTGTTATGCCCACCAAAACGGATTGTCGTCTACTACAACTTCCTAGCAAAACGCCAGTTATGGCATTTAAAACCACCAATGTCTTAAAGGGCACTGATCGGATCGTGGAGTTTTCATCTTCACATACACGATCGGATTTGGTTGAAATTGTTTTGGAGCACTAA
- the phnM gene encoding alpha-D-ribose 1-methylphosphonate 5-triphosphate diphosphatase, translated as MIITNVQLVLENEVINGSIEIKDGLIRSMSDSSSQRPEAINANQSFLMPGLIELHTDNLEKYFTPRPKVNWPALSAMAAHDAQLIGSGITTVLDAIAVGDVRDGGHRQENLDKMIDTIIESGKLGLNRAEHFVHIRCELPHSGTVELAEKYLDLEQIHMVSLMDHSPGQRQFVNINKYNEYYQGKYNLSDQQMAEFEQYQRAQSLQWSGANRKAIAKLCREKHIPLASHDDATSVHVEESHSLGMVLAEFPTTVEAAQRSHELGLKVMMGAPNVVRGGSHSGNIAAHELATLGVLDVLSSDYFPSSLLDAVFKLASDERNALDLASSTRLATAHPAAALNLTDRGSVKEGLRADLMLVGRKANQAVIQQVWRQGNRVF; from the coding sequence ATGATTATTACCAATGTACAACTGGTATTAGAAAATGAAGTTATTAATGGTTCGATTGAAATCAAGGATGGTTTGATTCGATCAATGTCGGACTCAAGTAGCCAGCGACCAGAAGCGATTAATGCAAATCAAAGTTTCTTAATGCCGGGCCTTATTGAGCTTCATACCGATAATTTAGAAAAATACTTTACCCCAAGACCGAAAGTCAATTGGCCTGCATTGTCAGCAATGGCAGCGCATGATGCTCAGCTAATTGGCTCTGGTATTACGACTGTTTTAGATGCAATTGCGGTTGGTGATGTACGCGATGGAGGACACCGACAGGAAAATCTCGACAAAATGATTGATACCATCATCGAAAGTGGAAAGTTGGGGTTAAATAGGGCCGAGCATTTTGTGCATATACGATGTGAGTTACCGCACTCAGGGACAGTGGAATTGGCCGAAAAATATCTCGACTTAGAGCAGATCCACATGGTGTCGTTAATGGATCATTCTCCCGGCCAACGTCAGTTTGTCAATATCAACAAATACAATGAATACTACCAAGGTAAATACAACCTAAGTGATCAACAAATGGCAGAGTTTGAGCAATACCAGCGAGCTCAGTCTTTACAGTGGTCAGGGGCTAATCGAAAAGCGATAGCCAAATTGTGTCGTGAAAAACACATACCTTTAGCGAGTCATGATGATGCAACGTCAGTACACGTTGAAGAATCACATTCACTAGGAATGGTATTAGCTGAGTTTCCGACGACGGTTGAAGCCGCTCAACGATCTCATGAGCTTGGATTAAAAGTGATGATGGGAGCACCGAACGTTGTACGTGGCGGCTCGCACTCAGGAAATATTGCGGCACATGAATTAGCAACACTTGGTGTATTGGATGTGCTGTCGTCTGATTATTTTCCTAGCAGTTTGCTTGATGCTGTTTTTAAGTTAGCAAGCGATGAACGTAATGCACTTGATTTAGCATCATCGACGCGCCTAGCAACGGCTCATCCAGCGGCTGCACTCAACTTGACGGATAGAGGGTCTGTAAAAGAAGGGTTGAGAGCTGACTTAATGCTTGTAGGTCGTAAAGCCAATCAAGCCGTGATTCAACAAGTATGGCGACAAGGCAATCGCGTTTTCTAA
- the phnE gene encoding phosphonate ABC transporter, permease protein PhnE, whose amino-acid sequence MSSSTQNISMGPTSQWKRFAIMLLVAFVLAWSWQGAEMNPVQLIKDSGNMIELGADFFPPDFTYWKLYLEETLITIQIALWGTILAVVISIPFGLMCSENIAPWWIYQPMRRLMDSARAINEMVFAMLFVVAVGLGPFAGVLALFVHTTGVLAKLFSEAVEAIDIGPVEGVRATGANKIEEILYGVLPQVLPLWISFTLYRLESNVRSATVVGMVGAGGIGVLLWEAIRGFQFQQTACIMLIVIVTVSLIDFASQHIRKMFI is encoded by the coding sequence ATGAGCAGTTCAACTCAAAATATCTCAATGGGTCCCACTTCTCAATGGAAGCGCTTTGCAATCATGTTACTGGTTGCGTTTGTTCTTGCTTGGTCTTGGCAAGGTGCAGAAATGAATCCAGTTCAATTAATAAAAGATTCTGGAAACATGATTGAGCTGGGTGCGGACTTTTTCCCGCCAGACTTTACTTACTGGAAACTTTACCTCGAAGAGACCTTGATAACGATACAAATTGCATTGTGGGGGACGATATTAGCCGTCGTTATTTCCATCCCATTTGGATTGATGTGCTCAGAAAATATAGCCCCTTGGTGGATATATCAGCCAATGCGTCGCTTGATGGATTCTGCTCGAGCAATCAATGAAATGGTATTTGCAATGCTATTTGTTGTTGCTGTTGGGTTAGGGCCTTTTGCTGGCGTACTTGCGTTATTTGTACATACCACAGGCGTACTTGCAAAACTGTTTTCTGAAGCGGTCGAAGCTATTGATATTGGCCCAGTAGAAGGCGTTCGTGCGACAGGAGCCAATAAAATTGAAGAGATTTTATATGGCGTTCTTCCTCAAGTATTACCGCTTTGGATCTCTTTTACTTTATATCGACTTGAGTCGAACGTTCGTTCGGCCACTGTGGTAGGCATGGTGGGTGCTGGTGGTATAGGGGTTCTGTTATGGGAAGCGATAAGAGGTTTTCAGTTCCAACAGACCGCTTGCATTATGTTGATCGTCATTGTCACTGTGAGTTTGATTGATTTTGCCTCACAACATATCCGAAAAATGTTTATTTAA
- the phnL gene encoding phosphonate C-P lyase system protein PhnL: MMNTHNNKVMLRVENISKTFVLHNQSSARISVLENSSFQVESGECVVLLGHSGSGKSTLLKALYANYLVDDGHILVRKNQNNNDWVDLANTTPKSILEVRKHTVGWVSQFLRVIPRISALDVVSQPLIDLGVDKDEAREKAQVLLRRLNVPEALWHLAPATFSGGEQQRVNIARGFIVESPILLLDEPTASLDEKNCQVVVELISEAKHRGAAIVGIFHDESVRKRVADKIYDMSTAQLSEIDH, from the coding sequence ATGATGAATACTCACAATAACAAAGTAATGCTTCGAGTTGAAAACATCAGCAAAACGTTCGTATTGCACAATCAAAGTAGCGCGCGAATATCTGTTCTTGAGAACAGCAGTTTTCAGGTGGAAAGTGGTGAATGTGTGGTGTTACTAGGGCATTCAGGCTCGGGTAAAAGTACGCTTCTTAAAGCGCTCTACGCCAATTATTTAGTCGATGATGGGCACATTCTTGTTCGTAAAAATCAAAATAATAATGACTGGGTAGATCTCGCCAATACGACACCTAAATCGATTCTTGAGGTAAGAAAGCATACCGTAGGTTGGGTGAGTCAATTTTTACGGGTTATTCCTCGCATCAGTGCATTAGATGTGGTCAGCCAGCCTTTGATTGATTTAGGTGTCGATAAAGATGAGGCGCGTGAAAAAGCACAAGTCCTCCTCCGTCGGTTAAATGTACCTGAAGCACTTTGGCACCTTGCCCCAGCGACGTTTTCTGGTGGAGAGCAGCAACGCGTTAATATCGCTCGAGGGTTTATTGTTGAATCGCCTATTCTATTACTTGATGAACCTACCGCGTCATTGGACGAGAAAAACTGCCAAGTTGTTGTCGAGTTAATTTCAGAAGCTAAGCATCGAGGTGCCGCGATTGTTGGTATTTTCCACGATGAGTCAGTTCGTAAACGCGTAGCGGATAAGATTTACGATATGTCCACGGCACAATTGAGTGAAATTGATCATTAG
- the phnH gene encoding phosphonate C-P lyase system protein PhnH, protein MSQLVKGFDCPVHDAQQTFRLLMDAMAKPGLVVELPSDVRFGGVSKAATQLMLTLVDNSTQVFMSSHYLNDPSFIENVRFHCAASLTQIREHADFGLLAGNEITTLNGFSKGEESYPDKSASLIIEVDSLQSGVELSLTGPGIQEKTTAYINGLSSELLVAVLNGRGVFPHGVDLYFTSGRQVMALPRTTQVQLNNKEDAICTLL, encoded by the coding sequence ATGAGCCAGTTAGTAAAAGGATTTGATTGTCCAGTTCATGACGCTCAGCAGACTTTTCGTTTATTAATGGACGCAATGGCTAAACCTGGTCTCGTGGTTGAATTACCAAGTGATGTTCGCTTTGGTGGTGTTAGCAAAGCCGCAACACAGTTAATGCTTACTCTGGTGGATAACTCGACGCAAGTATTTATGTCTTCGCACTATTTAAATGATCCTTCTTTCATTGAGAATGTCCGTTTTCATTGCGCCGCTTCTTTAACACAAATAAGAGAGCATGCTGATTTCGGGTTGTTAGCAGGTAACGAAATAACAACGTTAAACGGTTTTTCTAAAGGCGAAGAAAGTTATCCAGACAAAAGTGCCTCCCTCATTATAGAAGTGGACTCGTTACAATCAGGTGTTGAGCTGTCACTGACAGGCCCCGGTATTCAAGAAAAGACCACAGCTTATATCAATGGATTATCAAGCGAATTACTTGTAGCGGTATTGAACGGGCGAGGAGTATTTCCGCATGGCGTGGATCTTTATTTCACAAGTGGTCGCCAAGTTATGGCGCTACCTAGAACAACGCAAGTTCAATTAAATAATAAAGAGGATGCGATATGTACGTTGCTGTAA
- the phnG gene encoding phosphonate C-P lyase system protein PhnG codes for METEQRTQRQKWMAVLARCDHRSLANGWQQLGLEPSYHFVREPEIGLAQVRARMGSTGSQFNIGDVTMTRTVIQLDSGELGYSYITGRDKYHSEIAAVIDALMQTSMQSDLHHRLINPLNADIAKQEQSRAKQVSASKVDFFTMVRGEDE; via the coding sequence ATGGAAACGGAACAAAGAACACAACGACAAAAGTGGATGGCTGTGTTAGCTCGATGCGATCATCGTTCCTTAGCTAACGGTTGGCAACAACTTGGCTTAGAGCCTAGTTATCACTTTGTTCGAGAGCCTGAGATTGGTCTTGCCCAAGTTCGCGCAAGAATGGGTTCAACAGGGAGCCAGTTTAATATCGGTGACGTTACGATGACGCGAACAGTGATCCAACTTGATAGTGGAGAGCTAGGGTATAGCTACATCACTGGTCGTGATAAATATCACTCTGAGATAGCGGCTGTGATTGATGCCCTAATGCAAACATCGATGCAAAGCGATCTCCATCATCGTCTTATTAATCCGTTAAATGCCGACATTGCGAAGCAAGAACAGTCTCGGGCTAAACAGGTTTCCGCAAGCAAGGTGGACTTTTTCACCATGGTTAGAGGAGAAGATGAATGA
- a CDS encoding alpha-D-ribose 1-methylphosphonate 5-phosphate C-P-lyase PhnJ, whose amino-acid sequence MMFDSNQTGGYNYGYLDEQTKRMIRRALLKAIAIPGYQVPFGGREMPMPYGWGTGGIQITAAIIGQQDVLKVIDQGADDTTNAVSIRQFFKKVAAVKTTEKTSYASLIQTRHRIPEKPLNEGQILIYQVPIPEPLRFIEPRETETRKMHELEEYGVMHVKLYEDIARYGHISTSYAYPVEVNGRYITDPSPIPKFDNPKMHQMPALQLFGAGREKRIYAIPPYTDVKSLDFDDYPFEIQQWDEPCSICGSTDSFLDEVVTDDQGGRMFVCSDTDYCREQQALQKSKETTLCL is encoded by the coding sequence ATGATGTTTGATTCAAACCAAACCGGTGGCTACAACTATGGCTACTTAGATGAGCAGACGAAAAGGATGATACGTCGAGCACTGCTAAAAGCGATTGCGATACCGGGTTATCAAGTGCCGTTTGGTGGGCGAGAAATGCCGATGCCTTATGGCTGGGGTACGGGAGGTATTCAAATCACAGCGGCAATAATCGGACAGCAAGATGTGCTTAAAGTGATTGATCAGGGCGCTGACGATACGACCAATGCTGTTTCTATTCGCCAGTTCTTTAAAAAAGTGGCGGCGGTTAAAACGACCGAAAAAACCAGTTATGCGAGCTTAATTCAAACACGTCATCGCATTCCTGAGAAACCGTTGAATGAAGGGCAGATATTGATATATCAAGTTCCGATTCCTGAGCCATTACGTTTTATCGAGCCACGTGAAACAGAAACACGGAAAATGCATGAACTGGAAGAATATGGTGTGATGCATGTAAAACTGTATGAAGACATTGCACGATATGGCCATATTTCAACGTCTTACGCTTACCCTGTTGAAGTGAATGGTCGATATATTACTGATCCTTCTCCGATCCCCAAGTTCGATAATCCTAAAATGCATCAAATGCCAGCTCTACAACTGTTTGGGGCTGGCCGAGAAAAGCGGATTTATGCCATTCCGCCTTATACCGATGTGAAAAGCCTCGATTTTGATGATTACCCTTTTGAAATTCAGCAGTGGGATGAACCATGCAGTATTTGTGGCTCGACGGATAGCTTCTTAGACGAAGTCGTAACCGACGATCAAGGAGGGAGAATGTTTGTCTGTTCAGATACGGATTATTGCCGTGAACAACAAGCGCTGCAAAAGAGTAAGGAGACGACATTGTGTCTTTAA
- the phnP gene encoding phosphonate metabolism protein PhnP has translation MLSLTLLGTGAAGGVPLYGCHCSACEAATHDHNLERKPCSAMIEWGDEQNKKRLLIDAGIMDLHKRFSVGSYIGFLLTHFHVDHVQGLFHLRWGNGALIPVWCPNDPLGCADLLKHSGCLDFRSYLHHGVPFNVEGLKITPLSMQHSKPTFGYLFEFDGNTVAYLTDTDGLPLETEQYLLSVNKLDALVLDCSFPPALERGNHSDIDTAFDVYERLLPKQFIITHIGHELDCWLQDNQVPSSLVIGCDGHKVDLI, from the coding sequence ATGTTATCACTGACATTACTCGGCACAGGTGCCGCTGGTGGTGTTCCCCTATATGGTTGTCATTGCTCTGCATGTGAGGCTGCAACCCATGATCATAATCTCGAAAGAAAACCCTGTTCGGCGATGATTGAGTGGGGAGATGAGCAGAATAAAAAGCGTTTGCTCATTGATGCAGGCATTATGGATCTTCATAAGCGTTTTTCAGTTGGCTCATATATTGGCTTTTTGCTCACTCATTTTCATGTAGATCATGTTCAAGGCTTGTTCCATCTGCGTTGGGGAAATGGCGCTTTAATTCCTGTCTGGTGCCCTAATGATCCTTTAGGTTGCGCTGATCTACTGAAACATTCTGGCTGTTTAGATTTTCGTTCGTATCTTCATCATGGAGTACCTTTTAATGTCGAAGGATTGAAAATCACACCACTCTCGATGCAACACTCCAAACCTACGTTTGGGTATTTGTTTGAGTTTGATGGAAATACCGTCGCTTACTTAACAGATACCGATGGTTTACCTCTTGAGACTGAGCAGTATTTATTGTCAGTAAATAAACTTGATGCATTAGTGCTAGATTGCTCTTTTCCACCGGCATTAGAACGAGGTAATCATAGCGATATTGATACAGCCTTTGATGTTTATGAGCGCCTACTACCAAAGCAATTTATCATTACCCATATAGGACATGAATTAGATTGTTGGCTGCAAGATAACCAAGTCCCTAGCTCGTTAGTTATTGGTTGTGATGGGCACAAAGTGGATTTGATTTAA
- a CDS encoding carbon-phosphorus lyase complex subunit PhnI has product MYVAVKGGEKAIAAAHRLQDQKRRGPTSQQPLEVAQIAEQLAGATDRVMTEGSVYDKELAALAIKQAGGDLIEAIFLLRAYRTTLPRFAVTEPLQTESMRIERRISAAYKDLPGGQILGPTYDYTHRLLDFTLLAEGGEQAHICSEIDDREQSLHNTEIPELSPQVLQILEKLELAVQESDNGELPEDITVTPPAYPANRSARLQQLSRCDEGFLLALGYSTQRGYGRNHPFAGEIRSGQVTLEIIPEELGFAIEIGDIELTECQMINAFTGSKTEKAKFTRGYGISFGFSERKAMSMALVDRSLQHKEYDEEPQGPAQDEEFVLSHGDNVEASGFVSHLKLPHYVDFQSELELIRKLQKEYDEQQSEIIKEGLHDV; this is encoded by the coding sequence ATGTACGTTGCTGTAAAAGGTGGAGAAAAAGCCATTGCCGCCGCGCATCGGCTTCAAGATCAAAAACGTCGCGGTCCAACCTCTCAACAACCTCTTGAGGTCGCTCAGATAGCTGAACAGCTCGCTGGCGCAACAGACAGGGTGATGACAGAAGGCAGTGTTTACGATAAAGAGTTGGCAGCCCTTGCCATTAAACAGGCCGGAGGTGATTTAATTGAGGCGATATTTTTACTTCGAGCTTATCGCACAACACTGCCAAGATTTGCTGTTACTGAGCCGTTACAAACTGAAAGTATGCGTATTGAGCGTCGAATTTCAGCGGCATATAAAGATCTCCCTGGGGGGCAGATACTGGGGCCTACTTACGATTATACCCACCGTTTACTTGATTTCACGCTACTGGCAGAAGGTGGTGAACAGGCGCATATCTGTAGCGAAATTGATGATAGAGAGCAATCACTGCATAACACTGAAATACCAGAGTTAAGCCCACAAGTCCTGCAGATTTTAGAGAAACTAGAGCTGGCAGTACAAGAGTCAGATAACGGGGAATTACCGGAAGATATAACCGTAACTCCACCTGCTTATCCTGCTAATCGAAGCGCAAGATTACAACAACTATCACGATGTGATGAAGGGTTTTTACTTGCGCTTGGGTATTCGACACAACGCGGTTATGGACGCAATCATCCTTTCGCAGGTGAGATCCGGTCAGGCCAAGTGACATTAGAAATTATTCCTGAAGAATTAGGCTTTGCTATCGAAATTGGCGACATCGAATTGACAGAGTGTCAAATGATAAACGCATTTACAGGGAGTAAGACTGAAAAAGCCAAATTTACCCGAGGGTATGGAATTAGCTTTGGCTTTTCAGAACGCAAAGCGATGTCGATGGCACTGGTTGATCGTTCACTACAACATAAAGAGTACGATGAAGAGCCACAAGGTCCTGCTCAGGACGAAGAATTTGTTCTGTCACATGGCGATAATGTTGAAGCCTCCGGCTTTGTTAGCCATTTGAAACTTCCTCACTATGTTGATTTTCAATCTGAACTTGAATTGATTCGAAAATTACAAAAAGAGTATGACGAACAACAGAGTGAAATCATCAAAGAGGGCCTTCATGATGTTTGA
- the phnK gene encoding phosphonate C-P lyase system protein PhnK, with translation MDVENSRNEAVVNQTSEELQPLLKVTQLTKLYQAEKGCQEIDFELWPGEVLGIVGESGSGKSTLLRVLSGREVPDSGDVQYQIDANHSVSLFGLSESERRRLLRTEWGVVHQHPMDGLRSRVSAGGNIGERLMAVGNRHYGDIRAQAIDWLGQVEIPLDRIDDMPITFSGGMQQRLQIARNLVTHPKLVFMDEPTGGLDVSVQARLLDLIRNLVVDLGLSVVIVTHDLAVARLLAHRLIVMKESRIVETGLTDQVLDDPQHPYTQLLVSSVLQG, from the coding sequence ATGGATGTTGAAAATAGTCGGAATGAGGCGGTTGTTAATCAAACCAGTGAGGAATTACAACCTCTGCTTAAAGTGACGCAGCTGACGAAATTGTATCAAGCTGAGAAAGGCTGCCAAGAGATCGATTTTGAACTTTGGCCAGGTGAAGTATTGGGGATCGTTGGGGAATCAGGCTCGGGGAAAAGTACCTTACTCCGGGTTCTATCAGGCCGTGAAGTACCTGATAGTGGCGATGTTCAGTATCAAATTGACGCCAATCATAGTGTTAGCTTGTTTGGTTTGTCTGAAAGTGAACGTCGTCGTTTGTTGCGTACAGAGTGGGGAGTGGTACATCAGCATCCTATGGACGGTCTTCGTTCTAGAGTGTCTGCTGGTGGCAATATTGGCGAACGTTTAATGGCTGTTGGTAACAGACATTACGGTGATATTAGAGCACAAGCGATTGATTGGCTTGGGCAAGTTGAAATCCCCTTAGACCGAATTGATGATATGCCTATTACGTTCTCTGGCGGTATGCAACAACGCTTACAAATAGCACGAAATTTAGTGACTCATCCAAAGTTGGTATTTATGGATGAACCAACAGGTGGACTAGATGTATCTGTGCAAGCCCGACTCCTTGATTTGATTAGAAATTTAGTTGTTGATTTAGGGTTGTCTGTCGTCATTGTAACGCATGATCTTGCCGTTGCTCGTTTGCTTGCTCATCGATTAATCGTGATGAAAGAAAGCCGCATTGTTGAAACTGGGTTAACTGATCAAGTGTTAGATGATCCACAGCATCCTTACACGCAATTACTCGTTTCATCGGTATTACAAGGATAA
- the tpx gene encoding thiol peroxidase → MTQVTFQGSPVQLAGTFPVVGTQAPAFTLCGADLSDITLDSVKGKKVVLNIFPSIDTPVCALGVKAFNQKAANTENTVVLCISADLPFATGRFCEAEGIENVKTASLFRSPEFAEAYGVKLAEGALRDLATRAVVVLNEEGLVIHAELVAEITDEPNYDAAIAALQK, encoded by the coding sequence ATGACTCAAGTAACATTCCAAGGCTCACCTGTTCAACTTGCAGGTACATTCCCAGTTGTAGGTACTCAAGCACCAGCATTTACGCTTTGCGGCGCTGATCTTTCTGACATCACACTTGATTCAGTAAAAGGTAAAAAAGTTGTTTTAAATATCTTCCCAAGCATCGATACACCGGTTTGTGCACTTGGTGTGAAAGCATTTAATCAAAAAGCAGCAAACACTGAAAATACAGTTGTGCTATGTATCTCTGCTGACTTGCCTTTCGCTACAGGTCGTTTCTGTGAAGCAGAAGGTATTGAGAACGTTAAAACTGCTTCTCTATTCCGTAGCCCTGAATTTGCAGAAGCATACGGCGTTAAACTAGCTGAAGGCGCACTTCGTGATTTAGCTACTCGTGCCGTTGTTGTACTAAACGAGGAAGGTCTTGTGATCCATGCTGAACTTGTAGCAGAAATTACTGATGAGCCTAACTACGACGCAGCAATCGCAGCGCTACAAAAATAA